The following proteins are co-located in the Deinococcus metallilatus genome:
- a CDS encoding AAA family ATPase, whose protein sequence is MAPSPTLLVISGLPASGKTHLGSRLARELRWPFVSKDEYKELLHEHLPDLTRTQAGPLSFEIMYHVAGVVLAAGGDVVLETHFYLGLSEPKITALAEAYGAQVIQLFCEAPLDELRRRHAGRVAAGEHPHIHQPFDHAHLPPNACWEPLKLDVPLRRLDTTQSHDLPELASWVHEQG, encoded by the coding sequence ATGGCCCCCTCACCCACCCTCCTCGTCATCTCCGGCCTGCCCGCTTCCGGCAAAACGCACCTCGGCTCACGGCTGGCGCGGGAGCTGCGCTGGCCCTTCGTGAGCAAGGACGAGTACAAGGAGCTGCTGCACGAGCATCTGCCCGACCTGACTCGTACGCAGGCTGGGCCGCTGAGTTTCGAGATCATGTACCACGTGGCGGGGGTGGTGCTGGCGGCAGGCGGGGATGTGGTGCTGGAAACGCATTTTTACCTGGGCCTGAGCGAGCCGAAGATCACGGCTTTGGCGGAAGCGTATGGGGCGCAAGTGATCCAACTGTTCTGCGAGGCTCCACTGGACGAGTTGCGGCGCCGTCACGCCGGGCGGGTGGCGGCGGGTGAGCATCCCCATATTCATCAGCCCTTCGACCACGCCCACCTGCCGCCCAATGCCTGTTGGGAGCCACTGAAGCTGGATGTCCCACTCCGCCGCCTGGATACCACCCAGTCCCACGACCTCCCCGAACTCGCCTCCTGGGTGCACGAACAAGGCTGA
- the groES gene encoding co-chaperone GroES, with amino-acid sequence MLKPLGDRVLVEIIEDTEQKTAGGLYVPDTAKEKSQRGKVIAVGNGKLLDNGTRVPLDVKEGDTVYFAKYGGTEVSLDGKNYSLLNERDVLAIVE; translated from the coding sequence ATGCTGAAACCACTGGGCGACCGCGTTCTCGTTGAGATCATCGAAGACACCGAGCAGAAGACCGCCGGGGGCCTCTACGTCCCCGACACCGCCAAGGAAAAGAGCCAGCGCGGCAAGGTCATCGCCGTGGGCAACGGCAAGCTGCTCGACAACGGCACGCGCGTCCCGCTGGACGTCAAGGAAGGCGACACCGTGTACTTTGCCAAGTATGGCGGCACCGAAGTCAGCCTGGACGGCAAGAACTACAGCCTGCTCAACGAACGCGACGTTCTCGCCATCGTTGAATAA
- a CDS encoding phospholipase C, whose translation MNPDTRRLTWVLWCSLAVAASVGLTAQRGQVNGPATTPASAAPPSALHAIQPGPSAADGIHKIRHVVVIMQENRSFDHYFGTYPGAAGFPTRDGQISVCVPDPARHTCQAPYHDPHDLNFGASHGAASAVTDIDGGKMDGFIRQAEADRARTCRDPNDPQCGKRTQKASYRLDVMGYHDRRELPNYWAYADNFVLQDHLFEPNASWSLPAHLFQVSEWSARCSRPADPQSCVNELQSPGSPPDFGQRRRGQRQGRPAPDYAWTDLTYLLHQAGVSWGYYVFPGSEPDCEDDGATCARVKQSPKTPGIWNPLPYFDTVKQDGQLGNIQDLGHFYAAARQGSLPAVSWIAPSNAVSEHPTALVSTGQAYVTSLVNAVMAGPDWDSTAIFLAWDDWGGFYDHVIPPHVDQNGYGLRVPGLVISAYAKKGFIDHQTLSFDAYAKFIEDDFLGGQRLDPRTDGRPDPRPTVRENVAILGDLRADFDFTQPPRRPLPLPTSFVYGQNPRQPTLH comes from the coding sequence ATGAACCCCGACACGCGCCGCCTGACCTGGGTCCTGTGGTGTTCGCTCGCTGTTGCCGCCAGCGTGGGGCTGACCGCGCAGAGGGGGCAGGTGAACGGCCCGGCGACCACTCCTGCGTCCGCCGCTCCTCCTTCAGCCTTACACGCCATCCAGCCCGGCCCCTCGGCGGCAGACGGCATCCACAAGATCAGGCACGTGGTCGTCATCATGCAGGAGAACCGCTCCTTCGACCACTACTTCGGCACGTACCCCGGTGCGGCGGGATTTCCGACGCGGGACGGACAGATCAGCGTCTGTGTGCCCGATCCCGCCCGGCACACCTGCCAGGCGCCCTACCACGACCCTCACGACCTGAACTTCGGCGCGTCGCACGGCGCCGCCTCGGCAGTCACGGATATCGACGGTGGCAAGATGGACGGTTTTATCCGGCAGGCCGAGGCTGACCGTGCCCGGACCTGCCGCGACCCCAACGACCCCCAGTGCGGCAAGCGCACGCAAAAGGCCAGCTACCGCCTGGACGTGATGGGCTACCACGACCGCCGCGAATTGCCGAATTACTGGGCCTACGCCGACAACTTTGTGCTGCAAGACCATCTGTTCGAGCCGAACGCCTCGTGGAGTCTTCCGGCCCATCTCTTCCAGGTGTCGGAGTGGTCGGCGCGGTGCAGCCGTCCCGCTGACCCGCAAAGCTGCGTGAACGAGCTTCAGAGCCCCGGCTCACCGCCGGACTTCGGCCAGCGCAGGCGGGGGCAGCGGCAGGGGCGGCCCGCCCCGGACTATGCCTGGACGGACCTCACGTATCTGCTCCACCAGGCGGGTGTCTCGTGGGGCTACTACGTGTTTCCCGGCAGCGAACCCGACTGCGAGGACGACGGGGCGACCTGCGCGCGGGTGAAGCAGAGTCCCAAAACGCCCGGCATCTGGAACCCGCTGCCGTATTTCGACACCGTGAAACAGGACGGTCAACTGGGAAACATTCAGGACCTGGGCCACTTCTACGCCGCCGCGCGACAGGGTAGCCTGCCCGCCGTGTCGTGGATCGCGCCCAGCAACGCGGTCAGCGAACATCCGACCGCCCTGGTCAGCACCGGGCAGGCTTACGTGACCAGCCTGGTGAACGCCGTGATGGCGGGGCCAGACTGGGACAGCACCGCGATCTTTCTGGCCTGGGACGACTGGGGCGGCTTCTATGACCACGTGATCCCGCCCCACGTGGACCAGAACGGCTACGGGCTGCGGGTACCCGGCCTGGTCATCAGCGCGTATGCCAAGAAGGGCTTTATCGACCACCAGACGCTCAGCTTTGACGCCTACGCGAAGTTCATCGAGGACGACTTCCTGGGAGGGCAGCGCCTCGATCCGCGCACCGATGGCCGCCCCGACCCGCGCCCCACGGTCCGCGAGAACGTCGCGATCCTCGGCGACCTGCGGGCCGACTTCGACTTCACGCAGCCCCCCCGCCGCCCCCTGCCCCTCCCCACCTCCTTCGTCTACGGCCAGAACCCCCGGCAGCCCACCCTGCATTAA
- the groL gene encoding chaperonin GroEL (60 kDa chaperone family; promotes refolding of misfolded polypeptides especially under stressful conditions; forms two stacked rings of heptamers to form a barrel-shaped 14mer; ends can be capped by GroES; misfolded proteins enter the barrel where they are refolded when GroES binds), translated as MAKQLVFDEAARRSLERGVNAVANAVKVTLGPRGRNVVIEKKFGSPTITKDGVTVAKEVELEDKLENIGAQLLKEIASKTNDITGDGTTTATVLGQAIVKEGLRNVAAGANPLALKRGIDKAVAAAVEEIKTLAVPVEDSDAIKKVAGISANEEQVGTEIANAMDKVGKEGVITIEESRGFDTEVDVVEGMQFDKGYISPYFITNPDTMEAVLEDAYILIYEKKISALKDLLPVLEKVAQTGRPLLIIAEDVEGEALATLVVNKLRGTLNIAAVKAPGFGDRRKEMLRDIAAVTGGQVVSEDLGHRLENVGMDMLGRANRIRITKDETTIIDGRGNQAEIDARVNAIKAELDTTDSDYAREKLQERLAKLAGGVAVIRVGAATETELKEKKHRYEDALSTARSAVEEGIVAGGGTTLLRVIPAVKQAAEGLEGDEATGARILIRALEEPARQIAANAGDEGSVIVNAVLNSDKPRYGFNAATGEFVDDMVQAGIVDPAKVTRTALQNAASIGALILTTEAIVSDKPEKAAPAAPAGGDMGGMGGMDF; from the coding sequence ATGGCCAAACAGCTCGTCTTTGATGAAGCCGCCCGCCGCAGCCTGGAGCGCGGGGTCAATGCCGTCGCCAACGCCGTCAAGGTCACCCTGGGGCCGCGTGGCCGCAACGTGGTGATCGAGAAGAAGTTCGGCAGCCCCACCATCACCAAGGACGGCGTGACCGTCGCCAAGGAAGTGGAGCTGGAGGACAAGCTGGAGAACATCGGCGCGCAGCTCCTCAAGGAAATCGCCTCCAAGACCAACGACATCACCGGTGACGGCACCACGACCGCTACCGTGCTGGGCCAGGCCATCGTGAAAGAAGGCCTGCGGAATGTCGCGGCGGGCGCCAACCCCCTCGCGCTGAAGCGCGGCATCGACAAGGCCGTGGCCGCCGCCGTCGAGGAGATCAAGACGCTCGCCGTGCCCGTTGAGGACAGCGACGCGATCAAGAAGGTCGCGGGCATCAGCGCCAACGAGGAGCAGGTCGGCACCGAGATCGCCAACGCGATGGACAAGGTCGGCAAGGAAGGCGTCATCACCATCGAGGAGTCGCGCGGCTTTGACACCGAAGTGGACGTGGTGGAAGGGATGCAGTTCGACAAGGGCTACATCAGCCCCTACTTCATCACCAACCCCGACACGATGGAAGCCGTCCTCGAAGACGCCTACATCCTGATCTACGAGAAGAAGATCAGCGCCCTCAAGGACCTGCTCCCGGTGCTGGAAAAGGTCGCGCAGACGGGCCGCCCGCTCCTCATCATCGCGGAGGACGTGGAGGGCGAGGCGCTCGCCACCCTGGTCGTGAACAAGCTGCGCGGCACGCTGAACATCGCCGCCGTGAAGGCTCCCGGCTTCGGTGACCGCCGCAAGGAAATGCTGCGCGACATCGCCGCCGTGACCGGTGGCCAGGTCGTCAGCGAGGACCTGGGGCACCGCCTGGAGAACGTCGGCATGGACATGCTGGGCCGGGCCAACCGCATCCGCATCACCAAGGACGAGACGACCATCATCGACGGGCGGGGCAACCAGGCCGAGATCGACGCACGCGTCAACGCCATCAAGGCCGAACTCGACACCACCGACAGCGACTACGCCCGCGAGAAGCTCCAGGAGCGCCTCGCCAAGCTGGCGGGCGGCGTGGCCGTGATCCGCGTGGGTGCGGCGACCGAAACCGAACTCAAGGAAAAGAAGCACCGCTACGAGGACGCGCTGTCCACCGCCCGCTCGGCGGTCGAGGAAGGCATCGTCGCGGGTGGCGGCACCACGCTGCTGCGCGTGATCCCCGCCGTCAAGCAGGCCGCTGAAGGCCTGGAAGGTGACGAGGCGACCGGCGCGCGTATCCTGATCCGCGCCCTGGAAGAACCCGCCCGCCAGATCGCCGCGAACGCGGGCGACGAGGGCAGCGTGATCGTGAACGCCGTCCTGAACAGCGACAAGCCCCGTTACGGCTTCAACGCCGCGACCGGCGAGTTCGTGGACGACATGGTGCAGGCCGGGATCGTGGACCCCGCCAAGGTGACCCGCACCGCCCTCCAGAACGCCGCCTCCATCGGCGCGCTGATCCTGACCACCGAAGCCATCGTCAGCGACAAGCCCGAGAAGGCCGCGCCCGCTGCCCCCGCTGGCGGCGACATGGGCGGCATGGGCGGGATGGACTTCTAA